gcatcaactcataggattgtaattctTTCATGAGCTGAGTCAAGGTAAGTGCCTTGTTCCCCAAGTTGTAAGTGGCCCTAAAACCAACAAACTCATTGGTTAAGAATTTGAACTCAATTTCAATCTGAGTGTTCACGTCTAGTTTATACCCATTGTCCTCTGCTTCCGCAAAGAATCCTGTAAGCTTAATTATGTGTTCTTTGATTGGAGTGTCAGGATTATACTGAgagttcatcaaatttgtaatagcaAGTTGTCGAGCCAATGCGACTTGACCTCCGAGCAAATCCTTCAAATTTGTCATGATCTCTTTGGCAGTATGAAAATTCTCGTGTTGCATTTGCAATACATTACTCATGCTCGCTAACATATAACATCCAACAATCGAGTCAGAATCTTTCCAGCAATTTCTCGCTTTGGGATGAGCTTCAGGAGGGTACATTTCGTCAAGAACGAATTTATGTTTCTCACAGTTGAGAACTAGTAGCAAGTTCAGTTTCCATTCTTGAAAGTTAtccccatttaatttattctcagtaagaatgctaataagaggagtaggagaaatatttgaactgaaaaaaaaaataaagattcatTAATTACTAtctttttattaagtaaatattttcatttcagcaacatatcaagaatgtAGTATGATGCATGTgtcttgtattaaaaccttgaaaaaacATTTTTCCGTTGCCACGATCATTCTCACACCTATCAATTACGTCGTCTTGGGGTCACATGATTAATTAGTAAGAATATGGATTACATCCAATCAATTTGTGAATCTTAATTCTCAAGACTTCACATGAACCAACATGATAAAGTTTACCTTAGGTTAAAGCCAAGGTAGGAACTGGGTTGAAAATTTAACATGCACTTAGGGACCATCAATAGAGGCCACAGATCTTGTTCaaggaccttctcccactcaatagtttaaaaaacatgcaaggtttttgTCCTAgatttcaagaatgatcatacaatagCCCTAGTTTGAATTCTTACCTAATCTATATGACATGCTTCCAGTATATGGGTAATATCCCTAAATTGGGTCTGTAGTTTTGGGTATATTTTTCGAGTTTCGAGTATAAAACTAGGAATTTATAgggtttctagtaattttaatttaatttaggaggttaatttcatctaaaatcgattaaacaataatctagaaaattttaaaaaattctctaaaagttaatttta
The window above is part of the Gossypium raimondii isolate GPD5lz chromosome 9, ASM2569854v1, whole genome shotgun sequence genome. Proteins encoded here:
- the LOC105797374 gene encoding uncharacterized protein LOC105797374, giving the protein MYPPEAHPKARNCWKDSDSIVGCYMLASMSNVLQMQHENFHTAKEIMTNLKDLLGGQVALARQLAITNLMNSQYNPDTPIKEHIIKLTGFFAEAEDNGYKLDVNTQIEIEFKFLTNEFVGFRATYNLGNKALTLTQLMKELQSYELMLNDGKLVQEKPKRNLVVGPSSSKGKQKAKEKKKPTKYSVPPRVDRKKAKK